In a genomic window of Spirosoma agri:
- the thiM gene encoding hydroxyethylthiazole kinase — MAQSSQAIWTDVEHIRVQAPLIHNITNFVVMNNTANALLALGASPAMVHAPEEVEEFVAISSALVVNIGTLDSTFVAGMKLAMQRAKALGKPVVFDPVGVGATTFRNQVSQELLTLAAPDVIRGNASEIMALAGLNAQTKGVDSLFGSDAAIDAAKRLSSVWSCVVVVSGAVDYIIQGERVAAIANGHPLMAKVTGMGCTATALTGAFAAVNTDYFQAATHAMAVMGIAGELAAEQKSAPGSLQVNFLDALHELTAATITDRLQLTQS; from the coding sequence ATGGCACAATCATCCCAAGCAATCTGGACCGACGTCGAGCATATTCGTGTTCAGGCTCCGCTTATTCACAACATTACCAATTTCGTGGTTATGAACAACACGGCCAATGCCTTACTGGCGTTGGGGGCTTCACCCGCGATGGTTCATGCGCCGGAAGAGGTCGAAGAGTTCGTAGCAATCTCCAGCGCGCTGGTCGTCAACATCGGTACGCTCGACAGTACGTTTGTGGCAGGCATGAAACTCGCCATGCAACGGGCCAAAGCACTCGGCAAACCCGTCGTTTTTGATCCGGTTGGCGTTGGCGCAACCACTTTCCGGAACCAGGTTAGTCAGGAGCTGTTAACGCTGGCTGCGCCCGACGTTATTCGGGGTAATGCATCAGAAATTATGGCGCTGGCTGGCCTGAATGCCCAAACCAAAGGCGTTGATAGTCTCTTCGGATCGGATGCCGCCATCGATGCGGCCAAACGCCTGAGTTCGGTCTGGAGTTGCGTGGTCGTCGTTAGTGGTGCCGTTGATTACATCATTCAGGGTGAACGCGTAGCGGCCATCGCCAACGGTCATCCGCTCATGGCGAAGGTGACTGGAATGGGCTGCACGGCAACTGCGCTGACAGGGGCTTTTGCCGCCGTAAATACCGATTATTTTCAGGCGGCTACGCACGCTATGGCGGTAATGGGTATCGCGGGTGAACTGGCTGCTGAACAAAAATCGGCGCCTGGCAGTCTGCAAGTTAACTTTCTCGATGCGCTGCATGAACTGACCGCAGCTACCATCACGGATCGACTTCAACTGACGCAATCGTGA
- a CDS encoding serine hydrolase domain-containing protein encodes MKVVHCLITLLSCLTLLFVACSRPQTRPVISLTDKLNSLFAGVPDFSGVLLIAEKGKPLYKRAFGYTNFDTKEPNTTSSIFELASVSKQFTAMTIMMLKQDGKLAYDDLIETYIPGLPYPGITIRHLLNHTSGLPDYQAIMDEHWDKSKVAGNVDNIAYLIQYHPPKLFDPGAKYEYSDTGYMLLASIAEKASGQDFVDFCRTRIFDPVHMTHTAIRTRDEKINLPGMAWGHLFVPEKKRYVRADSFPQFNYAIWLGNRKGPGRVSSTVDDLLKWDRALYTDRLVSRQTLNEAFTPAILNDGSLSHYGFGWVLEQSDKAGKVVRHSGENPGYRTQLIRYIDADKTIILLCNNEHEKLPPILKTVELLVTETD; translated from the coding sequence ATGAAAGTAGTCCATTGTCTGATTACACTCCTGTCGTGCTTGACGCTTCTTTTTGTTGCCTGTAGTCGTCCCCAAACCCGGCCGGTCATTTCGCTGACCGATAAACTGAATTCTCTCTTTGCCGGTGTTCCCGATTTCAGTGGTGTTTTGCTCATTGCCGAGAAAGGGAAGCCGCTCTATAAGCGGGCGTTTGGGTATACGAATTTCGACACGAAGGAACCCAACACAACGTCGTCTATTTTCGAGCTGGCTTCTGTATCGAAGCAGTTTACAGCCATGACGATCATGATGCTGAAGCAGGACGGAAAACTGGCCTATGACGATCTGATCGAAACCTATATTCCGGGGCTACCTTATCCAGGAATTACCATACGTCACCTGCTTAACCATACCTCGGGTTTGCCTGATTATCAGGCCATAATGGATGAGCATTGGGATAAGAGCAAAGTCGCCGGCAATGTCGATAATATTGCGTACCTGATTCAATACCACCCGCCTAAACTGTTTGATCCCGGAGCGAAATACGAGTACAGCGACACGGGCTATATGCTCCTGGCCAGCATTGCGGAGAAAGCATCCGGTCAGGATTTCGTTGACTTTTGCCGGACACGTATTTTCGATCCGGTGCACATGACCCACACGGCAATTCGCACGCGTGACGAGAAAATCAACCTTCCCGGTATGGCCTGGGGACACCTGTTTGTCCCGGAAAAGAAACGCTACGTTCGGGCTGATTCCTTCCCGCAGTTCAATTATGCAATTTGGCTAGGCAACCGGAAGGGCCCCGGTCGTGTTAGCTCCACCGTCGATGATCTGCTGAAGTGGGATCGGGCTCTGTACACCGATCGCCTTGTTAGCCGACAAACGTTGAATGAGGCCTTTACACCGGCTATCTTGAACGACGGCTCATTGTCGCACTATGGTTTCGGCTGGGTATTAGAACAGAGCGATAAAGCGGGGAAAGTAGTCCGGCATAGTGGCGAAAATCCCGGCTACCGAACCCAGTTGATTCGGTATATTGACGCCGATAAAACGATTATTCTGTTATGCAATAATGAACACGAAAAACTTCCCCCTATACTTAAAACCGTTGAGTTGCTGGTAACTGAAACGGACTAA
- a CDS encoding HipA family kinase, translated as MDYTTPEIRSVTVTRYAKPLREGGSLPALVEANDDFLYVLKFRGAGQGTKALIAELVAGEIARALGLRVPEIVFANLDSAFGRTEADEEIQDLLRASEGLNLALHYLSGSITFDPIINEVDSQLASQIVWLDAFIMNVDRTARNTNMLMWHKELWLIDHGAALYVHHTGPNWPEQSHRPFAQIKDHVLLAQATELDAVDVRSRQLLTADRIQAIVSLIPDEWLTNELAVESPDEQRRVYSQFLEARLASSAIFVNAAKEARNALV; from the coding sequence GTGGATTATACGACGCCCGAAATTAGATCCGTTACGGTAACGCGCTACGCCAAACCCCTGCGTGAAGGAGGGTCATTGCCCGCGCTTGTGGAGGCCAATGACGATTTTCTGTATGTGCTGAAATTCCGGGGCGCTGGTCAGGGAACAAAAGCCCTTATTGCCGAACTGGTTGCCGGCGAAATTGCCCGCGCGCTTGGGCTGCGGGTGCCTGAAATCGTATTCGCTAACCTCGATTCGGCCTTTGGACGCACCGAAGCCGATGAGGAAATTCAAGATCTGCTTCGGGCCAGTGAGGGACTTAACCTCGCGCTTCATTACCTGTCGGGTTCCATTACATTCGATCCCATCATCAATGAGGTTGATTCCCAATTGGCGTCGCAGATTGTGTGGCTGGATGCGTTCATTATGAATGTAGACCGTACGGCCCGCAACACGAACATGCTGATGTGGCACAAAGAATTATGGCTGATCGACCACGGTGCCGCGCTCTATGTGCACCATACGGGTCCCAACTGGCCCGAACAAAGCCATCGCCCGTTTGCGCAAATCAAGGATCATGTACTCTTGGCTCAAGCTACTGAACTGGATGCCGTCGATGTCCGCTCGCGTCAGTTGCTCACGGCTGACCGTATCCAGGCAATCGTTTCGCTGATTCCCGACGAGTGGCTGACCAACGAGCTTGCGGTGGAGTCGCCGGATGAACAGCGTCGGGTGTATTCCCAGTTTTTAGAGGCACGACTGGCCTCATCAGCAATTTTTGTCAATGCAGCAAAGGAGGCCAGAAATGCACTTGTTTGA
- a CDS encoding DUF3037 domain-containing protein: MHLFEYAVIRVVPRVEREEFLNVGVILYCRGQGFLQTVFDLNEKRLCAFSNELDIQELEARFRAFERICAGRREGGVIGQLAIAERFRWLTSTRSTVVQTSPVHPGLCADAAETLARLFAQLVL; encoded by the coding sequence ATGCACTTGTTTGAATACGCCGTAATTCGGGTCGTGCCACGTGTCGAACGGGAAGAATTCCTGAACGTCGGTGTCATTTTGTACTGTCGCGGGCAAGGCTTTCTGCAAACGGTATTCGACCTGAACGAGAAACGGCTCTGCGCTTTTTCGAACGAACTGGACATTCAGGAGCTGGAAGCAAGATTTCGCGCTTTCGAACGGATTTGCGCCGGTCGGCGGGAGGGTGGCGTCATTGGTCAACTGGCTATTGCTGAGCGATTTCGCTGGCTTACATCGACCCGTAGCACCGTCGTGCAAACATCACCGGTTCACCCCGGATTATGCGCGGATGCCGCCGAAACACTCGCCCGACTCTTCGCCCAGTTGGTTCTATGA
- a CDS encoding pyridoxamine 5'-phosphate oxidase family protein, giving the protein MDSINQQQPEENRKDLIGSEAGKKIKELTEKSNTCFFCTKIASGQPLTTRPMSAQKVDEHGNFWFLSADDSHKNAEIQTDNRVHLLFQGSPHSDFLSIYGEATISKDKELIKELWEPILKTWFTEGIDDPRITAIKVEATEGYYWDNKHGNAVAFVKMAAGAVLGKTLDDSIEGTLTV; this is encoded by the coding sequence ATGGATAGCATCAATCAGCAACAGCCAGAAGAAAATCGCAAAGATTTGATAGGGTCCGAAGCGGGTAAGAAAATAAAGGAACTGACCGAGAAAAGTAACACGTGTTTTTTCTGCACGAAGATTGCAAGTGGCCAACCGTTGACAACGAGACCCATGTCGGCGCAGAAAGTCGATGAGCACGGTAATTTCTGGTTTCTAAGCGCCGACGATAGCCATAAAAATGCGGAAATTCAGACCGACAATCGGGTTCACCTCCTTTTTCAGGGTTCACCCCATTCCGATTTTTTGAGTATCTACGGCGAGGCAACGATATCCAAAGATAAAGAGCTCATCAAGGAGCTTTGGGAGCCAATCTTGAAAACGTGGTTTACCGAAGGCATCGACGACCCGCGTATCACGGCGATAAAAGTGGAAGCGACGGAGGGTTATTATTGGGACAACAAACATGGCAATGCGGTCGCCTTCGTGAAAATGGCCGCTGGTGCTGTTCTGGGCAAAACGCTGGATGACTCCATTGAAGGTACGCTGACGGTATAA
- the thiD gene encoding bifunctional hydroxymethylpyrimidine kinase/phosphomethylpyrimidine kinase: protein MKTYARVLTIAGSDSGGGAGIQADLKTVSALGCYGMSVITALTAQNTTAVTGIMPVPPAFIAEQMNAVLSDIGTDAVKIGMLHSPEVIVQVARTLVEFGITTIVLDPVMVAKSGDKLLQDEAIDALKRYLLPLASVLTPNLPEASVLLGRPVETAADMQEAAADLAKLCPGAILVKGGHLATVDSTDLLYISEREQHSFSTVRIATANSHGTGCTLSSAIAAGLAKGLSIVGAVVEAKTYLTEALRAGSGYKVGQGHGPVHHFFNVWP from the coding sequence ATGAAAACATACGCACGTGTTCTGACGATTGCCGGTTCGGATAGTGGGGGAGGTGCTGGCATTCAGGCGGATCTCAAAACGGTTTCGGCGCTTGGTTGCTATGGTATGTCGGTGATCACCGCCCTGACAGCGCAGAATACAACCGCCGTAACGGGTATCATGCCGGTGCCACCCGCGTTTATCGCTGAGCAGATGAACGCGGTGCTAAGTGACATCGGTACTGATGCGGTCAAGATCGGGATGTTGCATTCACCGGAGGTTATTGTTCAGGTAGCCAGAACATTGGTTGAGTTCGGCATAACGACGATTGTACTTGATCCCGTTATGGTAGCCAAAAGTGGTGACAAACTCTTGCAGGACGAGGCAATCGACGCGCTCAAACGGTATTTGTTGCCCCTAGCCTCGGTGCTGACGCCTAATCTACCCGAAGCAAGTGTGCTGCTGGGTCGTCCGGTCGAGACAGCAGCCGATATGCAGGAGGCTGCCGCTGATCTCGCAAAACTATGTCCGGGCGCGATTCTGGTGAAAGGCGGTCATCTGGCAACGGTCGATAGTACCGATTTACTATACATCTCTGAACGCGAACAGCATTCATTTTCCACGGTCCGGATTGCAACGGCCAATTCACACGGAACGGGTTGTACGCTCTCGTCTGCCATTGCCGCCGGATTAGCCAAAGGCTTATCAATCGTTGGGGCTGTGGTCGAAGCAAAAACGTACTTGACCGAGGCACTACGGGCCGGATCGGGCTATAAAGTAGGACAAGGGCATGGTCCGGTGCACCATTTTTTCAACGTTTGGCCTTAG
- the tenA gene encoding thiaminase II, with translation MKFTEQLWQDIQPIYDSILKHGFVAELSAGNLPNATFQCYIQQDALYLADFARALNQLAARSATPDDMLQFTQFAQNAILVERVLHETYFALYAIQPETVKMPACFAYTNYLLATTALQSVAVGAAAVLPCFWIYRQVGKHIYQQASQENPYRAWIDTYAGDAFDQSVTQMLAITDQFAELASPSEREKMRDAFRLSSRLEWYFWNDAYEQNRWLV, from the coding sequence ATGAAATTTACCGAACAGCTCTGGCAAGACATCCAACCCATCTATGACTCCATCCTGAAGCATGGCTTCGTTGCGGAACTATCAGCGGGCAATCTTCCCAACGCGACATTCCAATGCTACATTCAGCAGGATGCGCTTTATCTGGCCGATTTTGCCCGTGCGCTGAACCAGCTGGCTGCCCGCTCGGCTACGCCGGATGATATGCTGCAATTCACTCAGTTTGCGCAAAACGCTATTCTGGTTGAACGGGTATTACACGAAACCTATTTTGCGCTGTATGCCATTCAGCCCGAAACGGTTAAAATGCCCGCCTGTTTCGCCTACACGAATTACCTGCTGGCGACCACCGCGCTCCAGTCCGTAGCAGTAGGGGCGGCTGCCGTTTTGCCGTGCTTCTGGATTTACCGGCAGGTGGGTAAACACATCTACCAGCAAGCTAGTCAGGAAAATCCGTACCGCGCCTGGATCGATACCTACGCGGGTGATGCGTTCGATCAGTCAGTTACGCAAATGCTGGCGATAACGGATCAGTTTGCCGAGCTGGCCAGCCCATCGGAGCGGGAAAAAATGCGGGACGCGTTCCGACTGTCGAGTCGGCTGGAATGGTATTTCTGGAACGACGCCTATGAACAGAACCGGTGGCTGGTTTAG
- a CDS encoding c-type cytochrome: MLKKVLKWTGIVFGSLLLLLVVFYCVVYVKTEAGINKVYDIKPQTLTIPDDSASYAYGRHVAEIRGCLGCHGGDLATGEVFADENSPIGYLQASNITSGKGGIHYTDQDWIRSLRHGIGKDGKPLWFMPSHEICGLSNYDMAALISYVKKQPPVDKVTPQKSLKPLGRVLTFAGEFPLLSAEKIDHNAIYVDDIKVAVTADYGKYLAITCTGCHTENFKGAPSHSPEQPPIPDISSTGKLGQWSQDDFVNLFHTGKTPDGRVLSQYMPVKSFTYSDDELKAIYLYLHSVK, translated from the coding sequence ATGTTAAAGAAAGTACTTAAATGGACCGGTATCGTATTCGGTTCATTGTTACTTCTGCTCGTCGTCTTTTATTGCGTCGTCTATGTCAAAACCGAAGCGGGGATCAATAAAGTGTATGATATTAAACCCCAGACGCTGACTATTCCTGATGATTCCGCTTCGTATGCCTATGGCCGACACGTTGCCGAAATCAGGGGTTGTCTCGGTTGTCATGGGGGTGACTTAGCTACTGGTGAGGTATTTGCCGATGAAAACTCGCCCATCGGTTATTTGCAGGCCAGTAATATTACCAGTGGCAAAGGGGGTATTCACTACACCGATCAGGACTGGATCCGGTCGTTACGGCATGGAATCGGAAAAGACGGGAAGCCGCTCTGGTTTATGCCCTCGCACGAGATTTGCGGTCTGTCAAACTACGACATGGCTGCCTTGATCAGCTACGTCAAAAAACAACCGCCCGTCGATAAAGTGACGCCACAGAAATCCCTTAAACCGTTAGGCCGGGTGCTTACGTTTGCTGGCGAATTTCCACTTCTATCCGCCGAAAAAATTGATCACAATGCGATCTACGTTGACGACATAAAGGTAGCCGTCACTGCCGACTACGGAAAATACCTGGCCATCACCTGTACGGGTTGCCATACCGAGAATTTCAAGGGCGCTCCTTCGCATTCACCCGAACAGCCACCTATTCCCGACATTTCGTCGACGGGCAAGCTTGGCCAATGGTCGCAGGATGATTTTGTTAACCTGTTTCACACCGGAAAAACACCCGATGGTCGAGTCCTGAGTCAATACATGCCCGTCAAATCATTTACCTATTCCGACGATGAACTGAAAGCCATTTACTTATACTTGCATAGCGTAAAATGA
- the thiE gene encoding thiamine phosphate synthase codes for MSTLYLVTDGAIAQQAGHTLPYVVEEACRAGVRWVQLREKTLSTRAFIELGVALKRITQDYGANLIINDRVDVALAIDADGVHIGQDDMPYQLVRTLIGPDKLIGLSINSETELQAAANMDVDYLGIATIFPTGTKQDTSSLLGLEGLRALCQQTNRPTYAIGGINAGNIQQIRRAGATGAAVVSAICGHASPYEAARHLSYLIDQMT; via the coding sequence GTGAGCACGCTGTATCTGGTGACCGACGGTGCCATTGCGCAACAGGCTGGTCACACGCTGCCTTACGTGGTCGAAGAGGCTTGCCGGGCGGGTGTTCGGTGGGTACAACTGCGGGAAAAAACCCTGTCGACACGGGCTTTCATCGAGCTTGGTGTTGCCTTAAAGCGCATTACGCAGGACTATGGCGCTAACCTAATTATCAACGATCGAGTCGATGTTGCACTTGCCATCGATGCCGACGGCGTTCACATCGGTCAGGACGATATGCCGTATCAACTGGTGCGCACCTTGATCGGCCCTGATAAACTCATTGGGCTGTCGATCAATAGCGAAACGGAATTACAGGCGGCTGCGAACATGGACGTTGATTACCTGGGCATTGCGACCATATTTCCGACCGGTACCAAGCAGGATACGTCCAGTCTGCTAGGACTGGAAGGGCTACGGGCTCTATGCCAGCAGACGAACCGGCCAACTTACGCCATTGGAGGTATCAACGCCGGCAATATCCAGCAAATCAGGCGCGCGGGAGCCACCGGTGCTGCGGTCGTATCCGCCATTTGTGGCCATGCGTCACCGTACGAAGCTGCCCGCCATCTTAGCTATCTGATCGATCAAATGACATGA
- a CDS encoding ribosomal maturation YjgA family protein, which translates to MLLVAHRNRFVYGALTIIILLMGVVSRRFFGDIPFVKNYVGDGLWALMVFFGFALLIARWPIRVVALAALLFSFSIEVSQLYHAPWIDSVRATRLGGLVLGFRFVWSDLLCYSLGVAVGMLIDKHIIPVQFRFRTAEL; encoded by the coding sequence ATGCTGCTAGTTGCCCACCGCAATCGATTCGTTTACGGCGCCTTAACGATCATCATTCTATTGATGGGCGTCGTATCAAGGCGCTTTTTTGGGGACATCCCCTTCGTGAAGAACTATGTCGGCGATGGTTTATGGGCACTCATGGTATTTTTTGGATTTGCCTTACTGATTGCCCGGTGGCCGATTCGGGTTGTTGCATTGGCCGCGCTACTGTTTTCATTCTCGATCGAGGTGAGTCAACTGTATCATGCTCCCTGGATTGACAGCGTACGAGCCACCCGGCTTGGCGGATTGGTGCTCGGCTTTCGTTTCGTGTGGAGTGATTTGCTCTGTTACAGCCTGGGTGTTGCTGTTGGTATGCTGATTGACAAGCACATTATTCCGGTTCAATTTCGTTTTAGAACCGCAGAATTGTAG
- a CDS encoding siderophore-interacting protein: MNTRQRRPLILELVQVVGFTDITPHMRRVIVAGEGLIGLTGLMPGIHLKLLLPQPGQLTPILPTFDANGQPLPPPDKGVPTVRTYTVRSFEPETGELTIDFVLHGDEGPASAWATHVQPGQFIGVALRPGIAYREADWYLLAGDQTALPAISAILEQLPASAKGVAFIEIPDERDEQHLEFEANIQLHWLHRNGVDAGKSPLLQDAVYGTALPDGQTETRFIWVATEVTSAKQIRDYLRIQHQMASHELHVAAYWKLGLSEDAYHEMRHREAEQ, encoded by the coding sequence ATGAATACGAGACAGCGTCGGCCACTTATCCTCGAACTTGTACAGGTAGTCGGCTTTACGGATATAACGCCCCATATGCGTCGGGTCATTGTCGCCGGGGAAGGATTAATCGGCTTAACTGGTTTGATGCCGGGCATCCACCTGAAACTGCTGCTGCCTCAACCCGGCCAGTTGACACCGATACTGCCAACCTTTGATGCCAACGGCCAGCCGCTGCCACCACCTGATAAGGGCGTTCCAACAGTACGAACGTATACCGTACGCTCTTTTGAACCCGAGACCGGCGAATTGACCATCGATTTTGTGCTGCACGGCGATGAGGGGCCCGCGTCGGCCTGGGCAACCCATGTGCAGCCTGGGCAATTCATCGGTGTGGCCCTGCGTCCCGGTATTGCGTACCGCGAAGCTGACTGGTATCTGTTGGCTGGTGACCAGACCGCCTTACCGGCGATCAGTGCTATTCTGGAACAGTTACCCGCTTCGGCAAAAGGGGTAGCATTCATTGAAATTCCCGACGAACGTGACGAACAACACCTGGAATTTGAGGCCAATATTCAACTTCACTGGCTGCATCGCAACGGCGTTGACGCCGGAAAGAGCCCACTGCTGCAGGATGCCGTGTACGGGACCGCACTGCCCGATGGCCAAACCGAAACCCGCTTTATCTGGGTCGCAACGGAAGTAACCTCGGCCAAACAGATCCGCGACTATCTACGGATTCAGCACCAGATGGCCAGTCATGAGTTACATGTAGCGGCCTACTGGAAGCTCGGTTTGAGCGAAGATGCTTACCATGAAATGCGTCATCGTGAAGCAGAGCAATAG
- a CDS encoding GEVED domain-containing protein — MTHTYRLWYLLSGLLSVVVTTSLAQKVTQITSEECGTPTPSKEAIETAERAIVQLKQAMTNSIPPSVVNIPIKAHIIRRSNGTGGLNEATLNAAITAMNTNYQPVNLQFFLCNGVHYIDSDALFDCDVDTENAQLVLNNVNDALNIYFANTLTAGSSALNGIAAFPSGVASQNRIILYNGAVSNGSTLPHEVGHYFNLYHTHETAIANELVTRGSGANCTSAGDLLCDTPADPCCYFYNASNCTYTGTAVDANGQTYSPLINNLMSYYTTCRTQFTSGQYNRMGDGYTYRLSLMQSSGAYVYNCSSVAIAAPTNVSVTPATSCTSNSLITWTDNSTNENGFIVERSTSPTTGFVAIAAVAANTTSTSTTDPAPLAGLQAYYRVVAANSKAAPSATVAVTSANLVCYCQPGATNCSLGDQISNFTLKSSTSTLINNSSTCGANGFSDFTAISATVTAGTAYTLVVTNPGQYPEGFTVWIDANQDKTFDASEIVFQSATTTQQAVQQGTFVLPVDMLAGQTRLRIRQRDDSSGGVPTSPCASYGYGETEDYTLVIPAAAVASTASGNWSSGSTWATNQVPTLTDDVTINPPHTVTLPTGYTGKAKKLKLQGNVTFQTDSKLQIGQ; from the coding sequence TTGACACACACCTACCGCCTATGGTATCTACTGAGTGGTTTATTGAGCGTCGTAGTTACTACATCACTGGCACAGAAGGTGACCCAAATCACTTCCGAAGAATGCGGTACTCCAACGCCCAGCAAAGAAGCTATCGAAACGGCTGAACGAGCTATCGTACAGCTGAAACAGGCGATGACCAACTCGATCCCGCCATCGGTGGTGAACATTCCAATCAAAGCGCACATTATCCGGCGAAGCAATGGAACCGGAGGGCTTAATGAGGCTACGCTGAATGCCGCCATCACGGCTATGAATACCAACTATCAACCCGTCAATCTTCAATTTTTTCTCTGCAATGGAGTCCATTACATCGACAGTGACGCGTTGTTCGATTGCGATGTAGATACTGAAAACGCTCAGCTGGTGTTGAATAATGTTAATGATGCCCTGAACATCTACTTTGCCAACACGCTGACGGCCGGAAGCAGTGCTCTCAATGGTATTGCCGCCTTTCCCAGTGGTGTAGCATCCCAGAACCGCATTATCCTGTACAACGGGGCTGTCTCGAACGGCTCGACCTTACCCCATGAAGTGGGACACTATTTCAACTTATACCATACCCATGAAACAGCTATTGCCAACGAGTTGGTTACGCGGGGCTCAGGTGCCAATTGTACCAGTGCCGGTGACCTGCTCTGCGACACACCCGCTGACCCATGCTGTTACTTTTACAATGCCTCGAACTGTACCTACACCGGTACTGCCGTTGATGCAAACGGGCAAACTTATTCGCCGTTGATTAACAACCTGATGTCGTATTATACAACCTGTCGAACTCAGTTTACCAGCGGGCAGTATAACCGCATGGGCGACGGGTATACTTACCGCCTGTCGCTGATGCAGTCGTCGGGCGCTTACGTGTATAACTGCTCGTCTGTTGCCATTGCTGCACCAACGAATGTATCGGTGACTCCGGCAACGAGCTGTACGTCCAATTCGCTTATAACCTGGACGGACAATAGCACAAACGAGAATGGTTTTATTGTTGAGCGATCGACCAGCCCGACCACCGGTTTTGTCGCCATTGCTGCCGTAGCAGCTAATACTACCTCAACCTCAACAACAGACCCCGCTCCATTAGCAGGTCTACAGGCTTATTATCGCGTGGTGGCGGCTAACAGCAAGGCTGCGCCGAGTGCCACAGTAGCGGTCACATCAGCTAATTTGGTCTGTTATTGCCAGCCCGGCGCAACAAACTGTTCATTGGGTGATCAGATCAGTAATTTCACTCTGAAGTCCAGTACCAGTACGCTCATCAATAACTCGTCAACGTGTGGTGCGAATGGCTTTTCTGACTTTACGGCTATCTCAGCAACCGTGACGGCAGGTACGGCCTACACCCTTGTTGTGACCAATCCAGGCCAGTATCCGGAGGGGTTTACGGTCTGGATCGATGCCAACCAGGATAAGACATTCGATGCCAGCGAAATCGTCTTTCAATCGGCAACCACGACACAGCAGGCTGTCCAGCAGGGAACGTTTGTTCTTCCTGTCGATATGCTGGCGGGTCAAACCCGCTTACGGATTCGACAGCGTGATGACTCATCGGGGGGTGTACCAACATCACCCTGCGCATCCTATGGATACGGCGAAACCGAAGATTATACGCTTGTTATTCCAGCGGCAGCAGTTGCCAGTACAGCATCGGGTAACTGGTCGAGTGGATCGACCTGGGCAACGAATCAGGTTCCTACCCTTACCGATGACGTGACGATCAACCCGCCACACACCGTTACGCTTCCTACGGGCTACACAGGTAAGGCAAAAAAGCTGAAACTACAGGGAAATGTGACCTTTCAGACCGATAGCAAACTTCAGATAGGGCAGTAG